The DNA sequence AATCATGCTCTCATCCACAGAAGAATCACCCCCAGTCACGATTCCATCAACAGGGATTTTCTGCCCAGGCTTGACAATCACAAGGTCTCCTGCCTGGACCTCTTCGATGGGAACCTCGATTTCCTTATTTCCTTTTCTCACGAGCGCAGTCTTTGCCTGGAGGCCCATGAGCTTTTTGATGGCTTCTGAGGTTTTCCCTTTTGCAACAGCCTCAAGGTACTTTCCGAGGAGGATAAATGCAATCAGCAGACCCGCAACCTCAAAGTAGAGATCATCGGCGGAATATCCGGGCTTTCCGATCCAGACAAGGATTGAGATGATAAGCGAATATATATATGCCGTTCCTGTGCCAATAGCCACTAATGTATCCATTGTTGCAGTCTTTGTTTTTGCTGCAGCAATGATGCCCCGGGAATAAAACAGGGATCCTGCCATTACCACAGGTGTTGCTAAAAGCAACTGGATCACAACCATGTTTTTTAGTATTGGTTCAGGAACAGGCAGACCAAAGGAGGGGGAAAGCATTGCAAGGTACAATAGAGGAATTGACAAGATTATGGATACTGTTGTGCGAAGCCTGAGATTGCGAATCTCTCTCTCCCTGGCTATCTTCTCGGCATCAACCGGAGCAGCCTCATCAATAGGCTCATAACCGATACCCTGGATTGTTTTCTTTATCTTCTGGACAGATACTAATGCAGGATTGTACACAATTGTTGCTTTCTCACTCACAAGCAATTCCTTTGAGACAATCCCTTTCAGATTTGCCAAAGCTCCGGAGACTGTGCTTACGCAATGAGGATTGTCCATTCCGATAACCTTGAGCTGTATCGTTCTGCCTCCTCCTTTTGATTCAGGCACTACCCCATACCCTGCATCCTGGACAGCCTTCTCAAGCCGCTCTCGTGAAACCTTCTTCGGGTCAAACTCAACCCTGGCTGTGTCTGCAGCAAAGTTCACTGCAGCAGCCTTTACTCCCTGGGTTTCCTTTAGGGATTTTTCTATGGCGCTGACGCAACTGGCGCAGGTCATGCCTGTAATCTTGATTGTGCATGTTTGAGAACCCTCTTTTTGCATCAGGCGGCTGGCTGGCTTGTTTTTCCCTGCAAACTCATTATGGCATTGCTTGCTGCAGAAATAATATTTTTTTCCTTGCCGCCGAGCAGTCAATCTTTTTGCTTCAGCTTTCTTCGGATCAATCTTCATTCCACAGATCGGGTCTTTTGGCATTTCAGTTTTTTATTGCATGTTTCGTTATTTCAAGACTGCAGCTCTGGTATTTCCTGCAATACTCTTCACATCTCTCAGCAAAACTTTTTACTTTGTACAAAAAACCACACTCATTGCATCTGAAATACAGTTTTCTGGATTTCATTATCTTAGCCGGCATTTTCTTGGTCGCCGTCATCTGAACTGCAGTTGATACTTCCTATCATCATTTCTGGGTTTACTGGTCCTCATTGCGGATGCCAAAAGCATCGTGCAGCCAGCACCAGCCCAAAAAGCTCTCAGCCAAGGCAATCCATCCTATGACAAATATTGCCCAATTTATCCATTCAATGCTGTATTGCGGAGCCCATGGCCCAAGCCACCAAAAGGCAAGAGCAAACCGTAATCCCCTGTCCATTTTTCCCAGGTTTGTCTTCATTTTTCCCCCCTTTCAGCTTTTCCTCTTTATTAATCTATCAGGTTATGCTCGCAATAGTTCTTCATATGCTTGCTCATTAATATGAGCAAAGGCTTTATTGTGCCTTTGTTGAGCTCGTATATCCTTTCCTTTCCTCTCGCCTTGACAAACACATAGCCGCACCTCTGAAGCCTCTGGAGGTTATGCGAGACTGTCGGCTGGCCAAAATTTGTTTTCCTGCTTATCTGGGTCACATTCATCGGCTTTTCCATCAGGGCTTC is a window from the Candidatus Nanoarchaeia archaeon genome containing:
- a CDS encoding DUF2892 domain-containing protein; translation: MKTNLGKMDRGLRFALAFWWLGPWAPQYSIEWINWAIFVIGWIALAESFLGWCWLHDAFGIRNEDQ
- a CDS encoding winged helix-turn-helix domain-containing protein — encoded protein: MKTELRQPYKTFFGTLANQYRLDIIEALMEKPMNVTQISRKTNFGQPTVSHNLQRLQRCGYVFVKARGKERIYELNKGTIKPLLILMSKHMKNYCEHNLID